Below is a genomic region from Cyanobacteria bacterium GSL.Bin1.
GAATTTAATTATTTAGGGCGAACTGACAAGAGCAAGCTGATTGACGATCCCGGAACCAACGTTGACGGCTCTGAAGGAAAGGGCACGAACCCGCGCGGCCGCTATCCCCTCCACTTCCACCGTAACGGCATCTTGGGCGATGCCCTTGCCGTTGCCGAAGGTAATGCGATTGTGAATGCTCCTGGCTGGGGCATTACGCATCATGACAGCCATGCTGTGCTGAGAAACAATGTCGTTTTTGAAATCCAGGGAGCCGGCATTGCTTCCGAAGCCAGTAATGAAACTGGCGCTTGGATTAATAACTTAACGATTAAGACAATGGACGCCGCCGATCCAAGAGGAGACGATAGAAGGGCTCGTGCAGGCCGTTTTGACTGGGGTTTTGACGGTGACGGTTACTGGCTTCAGGGAGCAGGTCAGATCGTTATGCAAGATAACATAGCTGCTAGTGCAGAGGATTCGGGTTTTGCTTGGTTTGGTGGAACCCATTCAGATAAAGAATTTGCAGCAGTAAGAGATGCCAAGACCATCCCAGTTTCTATTCTGCTTCCAGAGATGCAGTCAATTGCAAAGGGAAGTGCCGATGAGAGCGTGGTAGATACCTCAGTTGTTCCCTTGCGCGAGATGACCGGTTTTGAAAGTTATAATTCGCGCAAGGGGATTTTCTTATGGGATGCTCTTCTGAATCATGACGGTCTTACCTACTTCGAAAAGAATGGAAGTGAATACGCCCATAATATACAGGCTGTTATTGAGAATTTCCAAGTTTGGAATGTTAAACAAGGGATCGGTGCTTTATACGCAGGGCAGACCACTTTTGAAAATGGATTGCTCTTGGGCAAAGGCGGAGGCCGTGGATTTAGTCACAATAGTACTGAAGAATTCACATTCGACAACATTCACATGGAAGGTTTTGGATACGCCTTAAAGGTTCCTTCTGATAAGTGGGATATTACTTCTTCCCAACTTCTCAACAGTACTATTGTCAACAATAGTGTTAATCTCCGCCTTACTGGAAGCGATTTTTTTGAAATTGAGAATACGACGTTTGCCTCCAGTCAGGATAATATTGCTCCCGATGCCGATTTCACAAGCGAAGGTGTTGGTGGCTATGGTGTGATGCTGGATGGCAGCCTGTCTTTAGACTCAGATACAAACGCTAACAATGGTAACGGTATCGCTGCCTATGCTTGGGACTTAGACAATGATGGACAGATTGATGATTTTGGGCGCCAAATCCGTCATTATTTTAATACAGCAGGTTCTCATAAGATATCCCTGACTGTTTGGGATGAGCAAGGGGCAACCCATACCTTAACTCAAACCATCGAGGTGAATTACTCGGACTACCCAGAATTTTTCGTTGATGGCGATTTTAGTATTGAGGGCATTGACCGAACAAGAAAAGAAGAGCACGATAGTAGCCGTGCCAATCAAGGCTGGATTTCTTCTCATTGGTATATTGATTCCGAAATTGGCGATGGCGGAGCAGCAGTTTATAAGGGAATTAACAAAGGAATTGGTCAGATTATCAAAGATGATTGGATGCGCCGTGGCAATCACACCCTAAGTTTTGACGTTAAAAATGCAGATGTTGACGGTGAAATCGTTGCGAGTGTTTGGGGCATTGATGGAGAATTTTCAAGTGATGAGCACAAACTTGGAAAGACTTGGACGATGGAAGGTCCCCTACCTGCTGGGGCTTTACCCATGGAACGTACTAAGCTGATGGAGGTCTCACTTGGGGGCTCAACCTATGACTGGAAAAACGTTAATGCTGAGATTGATTTGGGGGGAGGCTACCAATTTGTTGTGTTTCAAATAGCAACTTCAGGCGTAGGTAACTCGAAGCTAGCGATTGACAATGTTAAGTTAATCTCCGAAAGTGCTCCTGTCAACGCAGCCCCCATTGCCAATGATGACCAAGTCAGCACTCTAGAACTGACTCCAACTTAGAGACGATCGCGCAAGTCGGCACCATTAGCAACTTCAATCATGTGCCCCAAACCATTACTCTTGAGCACAATTTTGACAACCCGGTTGTCTTGATGAACCTGCCCTCTTATGATGGTAGCCATCCAGGAGCGGTGCGGATTACCGATGTTCAAAGCAACGAATTTACCGCCTTTTTCCAAGAACCGGCTTACAAAGATGGATGGCACACCACCGAAAGTGTTAGCTACATGGTCTTAGAGGCGGGCAGTTGGGAACTGGCAGACGGCACCCTCTTAGAAGTCGGCACCGTCGAGACTAATGCAATGGCTGGGCAAGACTGGGCTTCGGTAGGCTTCAGCCAAAGCTTTGCCGATGCCCCGGTAGTTCTCTCCCAAGTGCAAACGGATAACGAAGAAGATTTAGTCGTCACCCGCCAGAACGGTGCCACGGCTGACGGCTTCCAAGTGGCGATGCAGGAGGAAGAAGCGCTGATGAATACCGGACACACCCAAGAAACAATCGGCTGGCTGGCAATGTCTTCTGGTTCGGGCAGTTGGGACGGATTTTCCTATGCAGCTGGATCCACTCCCGACCAGGTGACTGATGAGTGGTACGGTCTAGAATTTGGCGCCGGTTTCAGCCAAGCGCCGAATCTGCTGGGGTCGATTGCCTCCTCTGACGGTGGGGATTATGCGGGATTGCGTTATCAAAATCTTGGTTCCAATTCAGTGCAACTAAAGGTGGAAGAGGAAGAGAGTGCAGATAGCGAAACCAATCACACCACGGAAGCGGTCAGTTTCTTAGCGCTTGAAGGAACAGGTAAGCTCAAGGCAATTGCTTCGGTCTAGACAGTGAGTTCAAGCAGAGCAGTGATGTTAGCTTAAAGTGATTGACAAAAAAAGTAACTGCCTAGGTACTTGAACCCTTGAAACGAAAGCTCTTTCTCTGTAACAACTCATCAAAAGGGAAAATCTGCTTGTCAATAACAATCGAAAATGGCAGATGTAGCAATCTTTATTGCAAACAGGGGGTTGAGCAAATAACGGCTGAAGTATTGGTAAATAAAGGGTTGTAGACACTTAGTGTATGACCTAGGCAGTTACAAAAAAAGAGCAATTTTCTTATGGTACCTAACTGTTGCGCGATCGCGCTTCTCGAAACCCAACGCGATCGCGACCCGTTAAGAGCATCTCCCCTGAAGGCCAGAGATTCAGTATAATTAGTTCATGTACGATAACGTCTGCAAATTCTTGGCAGAACACTTCAGCAACGACTTTGCCCAGTGGCTGTTGGGAGAACCCATTGCCTTCACCCAAGTGAGTCCAAAGGAGTTATCCCTTGAGCCGATTCGGGCGGATGCGCTGATTCTATTAGCATCGGAAGCGATGGTGTTGCACATCGAATTTCAAACCGAGCCCAATGCGGAGATTCCCTTTCGCATGGCAGACTATCGCTTGCGCGTTTATCGTCGCTATCCGAAAAAACGAATGTATCAGGTGGTGATTTACCTGAAAGGTCAGTTCCTCGGCGTTGGTCTATCAAGACATCTTTCGGATTCCGGGAACCAGGCATCAGTTCAAAGTGATCCGACTCTGGGAACAACCAGAGGAAGTATTTTGGCAATGCCAAGGGTTATTCCCGCTCGCAGTTTTGAGTGACACGGCAGATCGTCAATGCACCCTCAGGGAGGCAGCTCAAAGAATTGAGCGGATGGAAGAACCTCGGGAACAAAGTAATGTTACTGCATCAACCGCAATTTTAGCGGGATTGGTTTTAGACAAGAAAGTAATTGAACGAGTATTGAGGCAAGAAATCATGCGTGAATCTGTCATTTATCAAGATATTAGAGACGAAGCTAAAGCTGAAGGGAGAGAAGAAGGACAGAGAGAAGAAGGAGTGGCTTTCGTTCTCCGTCTGCTGAGGAAACGCTTCGGGCAAGTTTCTCTGGATGTAGAAAAGCGGATTCAAGGATTATCGGTTAGTCAGTTAGAAGATTTGGGAGAAGCATTGTTGGATTTTAACACTCAAGCCGATTTAGTGGATTGGCTCAATCGTCTCCCTTGAGGTTCGGCGCGATCGCGCACTAAATTTTGAAACCTGTGCTTGGGTCAATTGCCTCCTATGACGGTGGAGATTATGCAGGATTGCGTTATCAAAATCTTGGTTCTAATTCAGTGGAACTGAAGGTGGAAGAGGAAGAGAGTGCAGATAGCGAAACCAATCACACGACGGAAGCGGTCAGTTTCTTAAGCGCCCAGACAAAATGAATTCCACATCCACAAACTGGAAAGTCCAAGCTGTGTAGGAGTTTTAAGGTTTGGAAATCGGAAATTCATTCTGCATAACTGCTTAGCGCTTGAAGGAACAGGTAAGCTCAAGGCAATTGCTTCGGTCTAGACAGTGAGTTCAAGCAGAGCAGTGATGTTAACTTAAAGTGATTGACAAAAAAAGAGCAATTTTTAGATAATTTCCCTCTTTCTACAGGTTAGGGGGATTCACTATAATTTTCTTCCCAGAGTTTATAATTCCTCCCTAGACTAACTGTTACCTCAGTACAGGACAAAAAATGAAAAGAGGGGTTGCCAAGTGAGACAGCAAGGGGGTTTCATGGATAGTTAGACCACCTAACCAACAAACCCCATGAACCAGATTAACTTACTTCGTAACACTTTGAAACCGTTGTTGGGTTGGCACGGAGCAAGACTGAACTTCTTAGCTTTGTTTCTCATTTCCTTGCTGAGAGTGAAAACGATTAACTTAACGGAAGTGGCAACCGGATTCCGTAATACCGCCCAGCAAAGCTCCAATTATAAACGCTTGCAGAGATTCTTCAAGAACTATAAGTTGGATGATTCTCTGATGGCTAAAGCCATTGTTACCTTGATGGATTTACCGCAACCGTGGATTCTGAGTTTAGACCGCACGAACTGGTGAGGGGCTGTCCTCGGAATCGAATTCCGAGGCTTGTACGCCCCGTCATTTGGGCAAGTCCACTTCAATATTTTAATGCTGAGTATCGTTCATGAAGGTGTGGGTTATCCTTTGATGTGGGACTTTTTGGACAAGAAGGGAAACTCTAATACTGATGAACGGATGGAGTTGCTCAATCGCTTTGAGCGAGAATTTTCTGAGGTGGAAGTTGCTTATCTGTGTGGAGATCGAGAGTTTATTGGTAAGCCTTGGCTCACCTACCTTCTCCTTGAGCCAATAATTCCTTTCCGTCTTCGCATTCGGGAAACGGATTTGATTAACGATGGTCAAAAAACACTCCCAGCTAAGACGGTTTTCGCTCATCTCCAGCCTGGTCAAAAGGAAATCCTCAACTCTCGGCGCGCTTGTTTGGGGAAGATTGGTTTATGTGTCGGCGTTAAGGCTTGAAGATGGAGAACTATTGATTCTGATTTCCCCTGATTCTCCTAAATGTGCTATTTCCGACTATGCTAACCGTTGGGGCATTGAAACGCTGTTCGGCATGTTTAAGACTAGGGGCTTCTGTCTCGAATCCACTCATTTTACTGACCCGCAAAGGTTAAGTAAACTGTTGGCTTTAATGGCTTTGGCAATGTGCTGGGCGATGAAAGTTGGGCAGTGGCTACATACTCATACTCCTCTTAAGGTGCGCTTTCCGATGCGCGGGAAACCCGCGCTCGGGTCGCACCTCAAAGTTAAGAAACATGGAAGAAGAGAAAAAAGTATTTTTCGTTATGGTTTCGATCATCTCCGTTCGGTTGTTAATGATTTAGATATCAAACACCGTCAGTTTCTTGAGTGCTTACAATTTTTGTCCTGTACTTAGAACTGTTACTCCTATAATACCTAACTGTTGCGCGATCGCGCTGAGATTTGTAGCAGTAGTGAGAGTAAGCATCACCCCCGATCAGAATGTTAATTTTTTAGT
It encodes:
- a CDS encoding DUF4347 domain-containing protein; translation: MLFEMTENLNLIQPESSSSIMFVDSGIATSEDLVAAVPQQMEVIVLDSQQDGITQISEVLAQKSDLESVHIVSHGEPGSLQLGTTELNRETLEEDKALEWSGALTDTGDILLYGCNVAAGDEGQAFLQALSEATGADIAASTDLTGSAAWGGDWDLERSIGEIEADVAFPSGIENFDAVFAEGHDNHHEDGSMKHGEHAALLDLVPHADATHVAVNDGSWFEASTWENRKVPTSGAKVLVQDGVQVEYDGVSEARLETLRVDGTLEFAHNQNTKMLIDTFVVDSDGVLQIGTEANPVQTNKTVEIIFTSDSAIDSNWDPTLVSRGLISHGQARIYGADKLDFASLAEDVQTGDNELVLEQAPTGWQVGDQLVLTGTDINYGGSHEDNSRLQDEELTITEIDGNRIRFTNNDIDSGDNTRLRFDHERPDKFEDQLNIYVANITRNVSFETENAEDVPIDRRGHVMFMHNSDVVVKNAEFNYLGRTDKSKLIDDPGTNVDGSEGKGTNPRGRYPLHFHRNGILGDALAVAEGNAIVNAPGWGITHHDSHAVLRNNVVFEIQGAGIASEASNETGAWINNLTIKTMDAADPRGDDRRARAGRFDWGFDGDGYWLQGAGQIVMQDNIAASAEDSGFAWFGGTHSDKEFAAVRDAKTIPVSILLPEMQSIAKGSADESVVDTSVVPLREMTGFESYNSRKGIFLWDALLNHDGLTYFEKNGSEYAHNIQAVIENFQVWNVKQGIGALYAGQTTFENGLLLGKGGGRGFSHNSTEEFTFDNIHMEGFGYALKVPSDKWDITSSQLLNSTIVNNSVNLRLTGSDFFEIENTTFASSQDNIAPDADFTSEGVGGYGVMLDGSLSLDSDTNANNGNGIAAYAWDLDNDGQIDDFGRQIRHYFNTAGSHKISLTVWDEQGATHTLTQTIEVNYSDYPEFFVDGDFSIEGIDRTRKEEHDSSRANQGWISSHWYIDSEIGDGGAAVYKGINKGIGQIIKDDWMRRGNHTLSFDVKNADVDGEIVASVWGIDGEFSSDEHKLGKTWTMEGPLPAGALPMERTKLMEVSLGGSTYDWKNVNAEIDLGGGYQFVVFQIATSGVGNSKLAIDNVKLISESAPVNAAPIANDDQVSTLELTPT